CGGCATACGCGCCGTCGCTGTAATTCGTCCAGGCGGTGGTGCCGACATCAGTTATCACTTTGCCGTCGCCATCGAACGAGGCATCGAGCGAGCCGTCGGCGTTGTAGCGCGCGAGAGCGAAATCCTGGCCAAGATTATTTGCCACGGCACCCGCAACCACGATCTTGCCATCGGCTTGAATCGCAACAGCATACCCGCGATCAACATTCGCGACCATATCCGTGGTCACTTTACCGTCGCCGTCGAACGTAGTATCGAGCGAGCCGTCGGCGTTATAGCGGACCACGGCAAAATCATGACCAATATCGGAATAAGCAGTGCCTGCGGCCACGATCTTCCCATCGGCTTGGATCGCAACGCTATTCGCCTGCGCCTGCCGACTGCTCCCCACTGGCGTGACCACCTGGCCACCGACGCCGAACGTGGTATCGAGCGAGCCGTCGGCATTCTGCCGGGCGACGGCGAAATGCCGCACGCCGGCAAACTCCACGCTCCCTGCAAGGACCGTCTTGCCATCAGGCTGCAAAGCGATCGCGTTCGCCTGGGCCACGCCATGTCCGACCGACGTGGTCACTTTGCCATCGCCGTCGAACGAGGCGTCGAGCGAGCCGTCGGCGTTGTAGCGCGCGAGAGCGAAATTCTCGGCCGCATTGGTGGTAGTGATCATGGCATAGCCAACCAGGATGATCTTGTCGGCGCCCCAGGATACGATCGCGCGACCCTGCTCCCCTGCCGTGCCGATACCCGTGGTCAATATGCCATCGCCATCGAACGAGGCATCGAGCGAGCCGTCGGCGTTGTAGCGCGCGAGGGCAAAATCATAGGTCGTGGTGCTGTTCACGTAGGCCGAACCGCCCGCGATGATCTTGCCGTCGGTCTGGATCATGATCGAGTAAGCCTGCGCCGACAGACTGATCGCTGTGGTCAGCTTGCCATCGCCATCGAACGCAGTATCAAGCGAGCCGTCGGCGTTGTAGCGCGCGAGGGCGAACATGTATGAGCCATTGGCCCCGAAATACGCGGAACCGCCCGCGATTATCTTGCCGTCGGCTTGTACGGCCACGGAGTTGACCGCATCATAATTGGTCCCGAAATCCAGGGTCGCTTTGCCATCGCCATCGAACGCAGTATCAAGCGAGCCGTCGGCGTTGTAGCGGACCAGGGCGAAATCGGAATTACCGCTCAGCGTGGAGTTGCCAGCGACGACGATCGCACCGTCAGGTTGGATGGCCAAAGAATTGGCCCGATCAGTGCCGCCGAGATCCGTGATCGCCTTGCCGCCGACGCCGAACGTGGTGTCGAGCGAGCCGTCGGCGTTGTAGCGGACCAGGGCGAAATCCTCAGTGCTGCCGATCATGGCGCGGCCGGCGACCACGATCTTCCCGTCGACCTGTACAGCCATGGCTGCAGCATAATCCTGGCCACCTCTAATATCTGTCATCACCTTGCCGCCGACGCCGAACGTGGTGTCGAGCGAGCCGTCGGCGTTGTAGCGGACCAGGGCGAAATCATTGGTTCCGGAAGCGGACGGATATGCATATCCAGCCGCCACGATCTTCCCATCAGCCTGCACGGCCGCGGCAACCGCATAGTCATAGGCGATCCCGATCGGCGTCGTCACCTGCCCGTTCCTGCCGAACGAGGTGTCGAGCGAACCATCAACATTGTAGCGCGCGATGGCGAAATCGGTATAAACGCCGGTATTGGCATTGCCCACGGCGATGATCTTCCCGTCGGCTTGCACAGCCGCGGCGTACGCGAAGTTCTGCATGTTTCCGATCGGCATCGCCGTGACCTCGCCGACGCACTGCGCCAAAGCCAAACCAGGCTGCAAAAGGAATAAAGAAAAGATCGCCGCTGTTAAGCCAGCGAACCGTCCGACCGAATGCTGACCTGAAGATATGCCGCGTAACGCCATAGTTAGGCTAATTAAAATAATAAATTCATATTATTAAAACACATTTTGCCGAAAAAAGCAACCCTCTGAGGGTCCAAGGCCGTCGTGGCGGCCCGACCTCAGAAAATTGACGCGGCCGGCGTTATTCCAACCTATCACCTGGGCCAGACATAAGCACTCAGATCACTAATGTGGACTTTAATCTTAGCTAAAAAACCCTATTAGCACCACAACAGACAGTGAGGATGGAAATCCAGCTTGCCTGCTGGTTTGCCGACTTGTGTCGGCAATAGCGGCTCCTTCGCCGCCCGGGACCTTCAAATGTGCCATACTAAGCATGTTTTCAGGTTCCCTTCGATCCCCACAATTCATCTTACAAAAAGGACCCGACAAAGTCGGGTCCTTTTGGTAGCGAGGGTGGGGATCGAACCCACGACCCAAGGCTTAGGCGGGGCCGCCGTTAGGCGGCAATTATGACAACCGCCTCCGCTCGCCCAAGACTTGGGCAATAACAGAAGGACGGTCCTATCAAGATAAGACCGTCCATACTGGTAGCGAGGGTGGGGATCCGGCTCACCCGCCTAGTTGCCGACTCGCGTCGGCAACAGCGGCTCCTTCGCCGCCCGGGACTTTTCAGGGTGCCATACTAGGCACTCTGAAAAGTTCCCTTCGATCCCCACAATTCATCTTACAAAAAGGACCCGACAAAGTCGGGTCCTTTTGGTAGCGAGGGTGGGGATCGAACCCACGACCCAAGGCTTATGAGTCCTTTGCTCTACCACTGAGCTACCTCGCCGTGTCCAGCTATAATAGCCTTATTTTTACTCCGCAGGCAAGAGATTAACACGATATTCCTGAGCTGGCAAGGATTGACAAGAGACCTAAAATGTGCTATATTTCTCTGTTCGAGTCAAACAAAAACGAAACGAAAGGAGCTGATCATGAAGATCAAGGGACACTCGCACAAGGCGACCCATAAGCACCTTCGCAGCAAGTCCAAGAAAACCTCAGCGCCCGGCATCACGATCTACTGCCAAACCTGCGACACCAAATGGCAACAGATCCCTCGCAAAGAGCTCGCCGTCGACCGAAACAACAATGCTCTCTATTTCGAGTGCTGGAAATGCGACAACAAAGTTCGCATCGTCCACGTGGCGAAAGACTGCTATGAACAGCTGGCAGCCTGAACCCGAAACCATCCACCGAGACCCGCCTCCTCAGGCGGGTTTCTCATTTACCACAAATTCTGGGTCCCCGGTCGCGGCCGGGGACAACAAAAGCACCCGTCAAAATGACGGGTGCTCTTATAGGCTTCTTCGAATCCTACCCAGCCATTTTCACGTCTTCCCAAGAAAAAGCCCCCATCCTTGGATGAGGGACTTTTCTTGGTTGCGGGGGTAGGATTCGAACCTACGGTCTCGAGGTTATGGGCCTCGCGAGATGCCACTTCTCCACCCCGCTGTGCGTTCCTTAATATAGTCCCGTCTGGGGCGGCAGTCAAGCCCCGTTTACCGCTTTGGCATAGGCCTGAACCGTCTCCCGCGCCGTCCGGCTCCAGTTGAATTCTTTCGACCGCTGGCGGCCGGCCGCGGACAAACCACGCGCCAACGCCGGATCATCGTACAATTTCTTCATCGCCAGGGTGATCTCGCCGACGTTCTCAGGATCGACCAAAAGCGCCGCCTCGCCGCAGATCTCCGGCAGCGACGCCCGCCGACTGGCGATGACTGGCACGCCCAGACTCATCGCTTCAATGACCGGCAAACCGAAACCTTCGTACAAAGACGGAAAAACGAACATCGCGGCGTTAGCGACGACCTGAACCTTGTCCTCCGGCGACAGGTAACCGACATAACGGATCCGTTCGCGCGGCTCGTCATGGGCTTTCACGGCCGCTTGGGCCAAGTCGGAATTGGCCTTTTCCAGAGCCTGGATGATCTGATCGGCGTGCCAGCCTTTGCGGCCGGCCACGATGAGATCGAGACCGCGATATTCATGGTAGTCAGAACCGGCCAGAGCTACGAACGCTTCGAAAGAACGCTCCAGATTCTTGCGGGGCTCCAGCGTTCCGAGCTGCAGGCAATAACGGCGCCCCATGAGCCGCAAGCGTTTCAGGACTGCCGCTGCACCGGCGGCCGCAAAAGTCTCCGGCTGCGGCTCGGCGCCTTCATAGATCACGTCGATCTTGTCGTCCGGCGCGCTGAAGATCCGCATCAGATCGGCTTTGGTCTGGCCGGAAACCGCCAATACGCGGCGCGCTGCGCTGACCGAATGCGGCACAACGATGCGCTCGGAGAACGACAGGGCCGCACCGGCGTATTTCATCGGGAACCATTCCGGATGGTCGTAAACAGCGAGGTCGTGGACGGTCACAACCGCCGGTCGGCGATAAAACATCGGCAGGGCGTTGGCCGGGGCGTGGAGCAGGTCGAGTTTCGCTTTCTCGAACATCGACGAGATGACCATGTGGCCGTAGACGAACGGCAGGCAGCGTTTCAGGGCTTGGAAGGGAAAATTACGGACCGAGACCGTGGCCTTGGCGGAATCCAGAAGTTCCTCTTTGACGCGCTGATCAATCATCTTGTCGAGGAACAGGACGTACTCGTTGGCCGTGTCCTCGCGCACCAGATGTTTGACCAGATAATAAGTATAGTGGCCGATACCGGCCGACTCCCCTCCCTTGCGCCAATCCAGCATGGTCCGACAGTCGATGCCGATACGCATAGATCAAAAGCTCTTCGTGGCCCAGGAAAAACCGACCACGGCCCCGGAGGTGATTGCAGCGACGATCAGGGCGGCAATGACGATGCCCAGGAAAATCGGCCAAAAAGCTTTCCGGAGCGGGATACCGAAGATGAAACCGGCGAGCGATCCGGTCCAGGCGCCGGTCATCGGCAGCGGAATGGCCACGAACAGGCACAGGGCGACCAGTCCGTACTTAAGATACTGCCCGTTAAATTTCAACCGGGTGCGGTGCAGGACGCGGTCGGTGAGCCGCTGCCAGAAACCTTTGCGCCGCTCGACCAGGCGTAGCCACCAATTCCCGAGTCCGTAGATCAAGAAAATGGCCGCGGTGTTGCCGATGATCGACCAGATCGTGGCTTCGACGACCGGCATCTTCAGGACCGCGACGCCGAACGGGATCGAACCGCGCACCTCAAGAATCGGCGAGGCTCCGAAGAGCATGACGAGGAGCGGGTCAGTGACGGCGCGCGGCAGGCCAGCGAGGAACATAGGTAGTATCAGCGGACAGCCTGGTCTGACCAGGTGAACGCGTCAAAGACCCAATAAATGAGTTTCTTCACTGAACTGAAGCGCTCGTCCTTGGTGTCGGCGCCGAGTACGACGGCGATCACGCGATGTCCGCTGCCGTCGGCCGCGGCGGCGCCGAAGCAATAACCAGCCTCCTGGAGATAGCCGGTTTTCCCACCCAAAAGCGAGAACGGCGGCTTGCTGATGAAACTGTCGAGCAACAGATCCGTGCTACGCGCGCGGCGGCGGACGCCCTCGCGAGGCTCGTAGACATATTCCTTCTTGACGACCGTCTCCGCGATGATCGGAACGGCCACGGACGCTTTGACGAGCCGGGCGACATCGCGGGCGCTGGCGCGATTATCCGGATCCAGACCAGTCGGCTCGACGAACCGACCCGACGCCAGACCGAGCTCTTGCGCTTTAAGATTCATTTGCGCCACGAATTCCGGCTCCGTGAGCCCGGTGCTCCGGGCCAGGGCCGCAGCGGCTTCGTTCGACGAAGCGATCAGGCTGAGATTGAACAAGTCGCGCACGGTCGCGGTTTCGCCGGAAAAAAGATATTCGCCGCGCGCGGCGCGGATGTCCGCGGCGCCGATCTCCAACCGTTCGTCCCAGTCGAGATCCTGGTCAAGAGCGGTCAGCACGGTCACAAGCTTGGTAAGCGAGGCGATGGGGCGCGCCGCGTCCGGATCTTTTTCGAAAAGCCAGGCGTCGCTGTCCCAGTCAAGGACGGCGGCGCTGGCAGCGTTGATCTCCACGCCCAGCCGGCGCGGATCTTTCTTGAGCGGCGCGGAGACCGGCAACGCCAGCGGCTGCTCGATCACGACCTTTGCGACGGCGGCGGCCGGCAAAAAGGCGCGATAAGCGCTAAAGGCGTCCGCAGCCTGAGCCGGAGCGGCGGCCAGATATAAAGCCAATGCCACGATGAGCGAAAACATGGGAGCGAATCAAGATCAGGTGTTAGCGACCAATGTTTCTGAGGCGGAAGATTCTTCTGGCGGCAGGTCGGAAACCGGAACCGCAACCGGCTCCTGATCCGCGACAGCGTCGGCTACGGCGGGTTCAACCGCGGCGGCGGCAGTCTGAGTCTGTTCGATCTGCAGGATCTTCACGACATTCTCATGCGACCGCAATTTCTCATAATCCGGAAGTTCCTCGACGGAAGCGACGCCCAGAAAACGCAGGAAATCCAGTGTGACCCGATACCTAGCCTGAGGCTGACCAGCCTCGCCCTCGACCTCGATGAGCCCGCGCATCAGCAGGTTGCGCAGGATGAGGCTGCAATTGACCCCGCGGATCTGTTCCAGCTCCGCCTTGGAGACGGGACCGCGATAAGCCACGATGGTCAAAGCCTCGAGCGAGGGTTTGGTGAGTTCACCAGTGGTCTCGTCCTTGATGAAATCCTGAATGACTTTGGAATTGTCCGGCGCGGTGCTGAGCTGGACTTCGCCGCCGTGGCGCATCAGACGAATGCCGCGGCTCGACTCGTTGTAATGCGCCGCGAGCTCGTCGAGCGCTTTGTCGACCTCGGTCCGCTCGGCTTCCAAAAGTTCCGCGAGCTTCTTGACGCTCATCGGTTTCGCGGCGATGAAGAGAATGCTTTCGATCCTGGAGGTCAGCATAGGTTTAGGCGGGTAAGGAAACGGTTTCAGTTTCGGTCTTCTCGATGGTTATGTCGTCAAAGAGCCGGTCCTGATTCACGACCACGGCCCGCTCGCGGATGAGTTCGAGGAGCGCGAGGAAACTCACCACCACTTCGATCCGCGACTCGGCCGAAGCGACCAGGGCGCGGAAACTGGACTTGGCGGTCCGCGCCAGGAACGATTGGATCTGGCGGATCTTCTCGTGAATGGAAACGGTCTTCTCGATGATCGCTTGCGGCACCCGGACGACGATATCGAGCCGACGCAGCACGCCGCCCATGATTTCGGCCATCTGGGCCGCGGTCAGTTTTTTCGGCGGCGCGAAACCGATCTCGATCTGCGGCAGCCGGTCGTGCACGAACAGGAAGCGCCGCTTGCCGATGAGCGCCGAGATCGCTTTCGAAGCGTCGAGATATTCCTTATAGATGCGCAATTGCGACTCCAGGTCGCCGATCTCCTCCTGAGCGTCGGCGGCCAGGAACGGCAGCAGGATGCGCGATTTGAGATACAGCAGCTTGGCCGCCACGACCAAAAAATCCGCCATCTCTTCCGGCGGAATCTGCGGGTTGGCGCTCAGACGCTGCAAATAAGCATCCGTGACCCGCGCCAATGAGACCTCGGAAATGTCGAGTTTGGCGGCCTCAATAAGCTCCAGCAACAGACTGAGCGGACCCTCGAACCTCTCCAGTTTCACGGCGAACTCCATAAGTTAGCGGCGCTTCTTGGACTTCGAAAGTTTCTTCTTGTTCGACGGGCGCTTGGCCGGCTTCTTGGCCTTGGCCGGAGCCTTCTTCTGCAGCTTGACGCCGCTCTTCTTGCCGATCGCGCCGACGACCGGATTCTCCAGGGCCATCAGGTCCTTGACCTTGAGGCGCAGCGACTCGGTGAAACTCTCCGCGCCGACGATCGCCTCTTTGGTTTTGACCAGTCCCTTGTCGAGGACGACGCCAAGGCCGCGCAGGCTGCCGAACGGAGTCAAAGCGCCGGGGCGCAGTCCCAGCTTGGCCATGATCTTCTCCGGAACGAGCGCGATCTTCTTCGCTTTCAGGACCTTCTTCAGATTAGCGAGGTCGACGTAATAAGAAGCCGGCACGACGGCGACGAAATAATTCTTGCCTTTCTTGTGCAGCTCCGGCAAATCGACTTCGACCAGCAGCGTCTTGGCGATGGAGTCGAGCTTCTCGCCGAGCGTCTGCGCCAGGTCATAGGCCGTGTAGACCTTCTTGTGCTTCACGATCTCGAATTTCACTTTCCGTTTGCCCAAATGGAGCAGGATCTTTTTGGAGGCGGTCATAACATTAGTGGTTCAAGGCGTCTTATTTGAGTTTGGCGATGTTCGCTTCCTTGAGTTGCGCTTCCGGCAGATCGGACGGCGCGCCCATCATCAGATCGCGGGCGTCGCCGGTCTTGGGGATGGCGATGATCTCGCGGATGTTCGGCTCGCCGGCGAGGAGCATCACGAGCCGGTCGAAACCGAAAGCCAGACCGCCGTGCGGCGGCGCGCCGAACTCGAAAGCCTCGAGCATGTGGCCGAAGCGCGTGCTGATCTGCTCTTCGTCCAAAGCCATGATCTCGAAGACTTTGCGCAGCGCTTCGGACCGGTGGTTGCGAATGCTGCCGCCGGCGATCTCATAACCATTAAGCACCAGATCGTACTGGGTCGTGAGGATGCCGCCGATGTCCGTCTTGGACATGAGATTGTCGCGG
This is a stretch of genomic DNA from Patescibacteria group bacterium. It encodes these proteins:
- a CDS encoding YbaK/EbsC family protein codes for the protein MTASKKILLHLGKRKVKFEIVKHKKVYTAYDLAQTLGEKLDSIAKTLLVEVDLPELHKKGKNYFVAVVPASYYVDLANLKKVLKAKKIALVPEKIMAKLGLRPGALTPFGSLRGLGVVLDKGLVKTKEAIVGAESFTESLRLKVKDLMALENPVVGAIGKKSGVKLQKKAPAKAKKPAKRPSNKKKLSKSKKRR
- the scpB gene encoding SMC-Scp complex subunit ScpB, encoding MLTSRIESILFIAAKPMSVKKLAELLEAERTEVDKALDELAAHYNESSRGIRLMRHGGEVQLSTAPDNSKVIQDFIKDETTGELTKPSLEALTIVAYRGPVSKAELEQIRGVNCSLILRNLLMRGLIEVEGEAGQPQARYRVTLDFLRFLGVASVEELPDYEKLRSHENVVKILQIEQTQTAAAAVEPAVADAVADQEPVAVPVSDLPPEESSASETLVANT
- a CDS encoding serine hydrolase; protein product: MFSLIVALALYLAAAPAQAADAFSAYRAFLPAAAVAKVVIEQPLALPVSAPLKKDPRRLGVEINAASAAVLDWDSDAWLFEKDPDAARPIASLTKLVTVLTALDQDLDWDERLEIGAADIRAARGEYLFSGETATVRDLFNLSLIASSNEAAAALARSTGLTEPEFVAQMNLKAQELGLASGRFVEPTGLDPDNRASARDVARLVKASVAVPIIAETVVKKEYVYEPREGVRRRARSTDLLLDSFISKPPFSLLGGKTGYLQEAGYCFGAAAADGSGHRVIAVVLGADTKDERFSSVKKLIYWVFDAFTWSDQAVR
- a CDS encoding glycosyltransferase family 1 protein translates to MRIGIDCRTMLDWRKGGESAGIGHYTYYLVKHLVREDTANEYVLFLDKMIDQRVKEELLDSAKATVSVRNFPFQALKRCLPFVYGHMVISSMFEKAKLDLLHAPANALPMFYRRPAVVTVHDLAVYDHPEWFPMKYAGAALSFSERIVVPHSVSAARRVLAVSGQTKADLMRIFSAPDDKIDVIYEGAEPQPETFAAAGAAAVLKRLRLMGRRYCLQLGTLEPRKNLERSFEAFVALAGSDYHEYRGLDLIVAGRKGWHADQIIQALEKANSDLAQAAVKAHDEPRERIRYVGYLSPEDKVQVVANAAMFVFPSLYEGFGLPVIEAMSLGVPVIASRRASLPEICGEAALLVDPENVGEITLAMKKLYDDPALARGLSAAGRQRSKEFNWSRTARETVQAYAKAVNGA
- a CDS encoding small multi-drug export protein; its protein translation is MFLAGLPRAVTDPLLVMLFGASPILEVRGSIPFGVAVLKMPVVEATIWSIIGNTAAIFLIYGLGNWWLRLVERRKGFWQRLTDRVLHRTRLKFNGQYLKYGLVALCLFVAIPLPMTGAWTGSLAGFIFGIPLRKAFWPIFLGIVIAALIVAAITSGAVVGFSWATKSF
- a CDS encoding ScpA family protein; its protein translation is MEFAVKLERFEGPLSLLLELIEAAKLDISEVSLARVTDAYLQRLSANPQIPPEEMADFLVVAAKLLYLKSRILLPFLAADAQEEIGDLESQLRIYKEYLDASKAISALIGKRRFLFVHDRLPQIEIGFAPPKKLTAAQMAEIMGGVLRRLDIVVRVPQAIIEKTVSIHEKIRQIQSFLARTAKSSFRALVASAESRIEVVVSFLALLELIRERAVVVNQDRLFDDITIEKTETETVSLPA